In Ammospiza caudacuta isolate bAmmCau1 chromosome 30, bAmmCau1.pri, whole genome shotgun sequence, one DNA window encodes the following:
- the KCNJ10 gene encoding ATP-sensitive inward rectifier potassium channel 10, whose amino-acid sequence MTSSTKVYYSQTTQTDSRPLMGPGLRRRRVLTKDGRSNVRMEHISDKRFLYLKDLWTTFIDLQWRYKLLLFSATFAGTWFAFGVVWYLVAAAHGDLLEFEPPANHTPCVMQVHTLTGAFLFSLESQTTIGYGFRYISEECPLAIVLLITQLVLTTILEIFITGTFLAKIARPKKRAETIKFSQNAVVAQHDGKTCLMIRVANMRKSLLIGCQVTGKLLQTHLTKEGESVRLNQLNVDFQVDTSSDSPFLILPLTFYHVVDEASPLRDVSLRSGDGDFELVVILSGTVESTSATCQVRTSYLPEEILWGYEFTPAISLSASGKYVADFSLFDRVVKVAAPCCHHEAVRFGDPEKVKLEESLREAERDGEGAPLSVRISNV is encoded by the coding sequence ATGACGTCCTCCACCAAGGTGTACTACAGCCAGACCACGCAGACCGACAGCCGCCCCCTgatggggccggggctgcggcggcgCCGCGTGCTGACCAAGGACGGCCGCAGCAACGTGCGCATGGAGCACATCTCGGACAAGCGCTTCCTGTACCTCAAGGACCTGTGGACCACCTTCATCGACCTCCAGTGGCGCTACAAGCTCCTGCTCTTCTCCGCCACCTTCGCCGGCACCTGGTTCGCCTTCGGCGTGGTGTGGTACCTGGTGGCGGCGGCGCACGGCGACCTGCTGGAGTTCGAGCCGCCCGCCAACCACACGCCGTGCGTGATGCAGGTGCACACGCTCACCGGCGCCTTCCTCTTCTCCCTCGAGTCGCAGACCACCATCGGCTACGGCTTCCGCTACATCAGCGAGGAGTGCCCGCTGGCCATCGTGCTGCTCATCACCCAGCTGGTGCTCACCACCATCCTGGAGATCTTCATCACCGGCACCTTCCTGGCCAAGATCGCGCGGCCCAAGAAGCGCGCCGAGACCATCAAGTTCAGCCAGAACGCTGTGGTGGCGCAGCACGACGGCAAGACCTGCCTGATGATCCGCGTGGCCAACATGAGGAAGAGCCTCCTGATCGGCTGCCAGGTCACCGGCAAGCTGCTGCAGACCCACCTGACCAAGGAGGGCGAGAGCGTGCGCCTCAACCAGCTCAACGTGGACTTCCAGGTGGACACGTCCTCGGACAgccccttcctcatcctcccgCTGACCTTCTACCACGTGGTGGACGAGGCCAGCCCGCTGCGGGACGTGTCCCTGCGCTCGGGTGACGGCGACTTCGAGCTGGTGGTCATCCTGAGCGGCACCGTGGAGTCCACCAGCGCCACGTGCCAGGTGCGCACGTCCTACCTGCCCGaggagatcctgtggggctACGAGTTCACGCCGGCCATCTCGCTGTCGGCCAGCGGCAAGTACGTGGCCGACTTCAGCCTCTTCGACCGCGTGGTGAAGGTGGCGGCGCCGTGCTGTCACCACGAGGCCGTGCGGTTCGGGGACCCCGAGAAGGTCAAGCTGGAGGAGTCGCTGCGCGAGGCCGAGCGGGACGGGGAGGGGGCCCCGCTCAGCGTCCGCATCAGCAACGTCTGA